One Kineococcus radiotolerans SRS30216 = ATCC BAA-149 DNA window includes the following coding sequences:
- a CDS encoding cell wall-binding repeat-containing protein: protein MTAATSRLRRRGIGAGVAALVGLTGLGLAAVPAQAAPGFDPSAASSRLAGVDRYDTAAKAALAGWTSASTVIVANGEVTGIDALAASYLAGVKDAPILLTAKDSVPAQTAAAITSLNPTTVIVLGDTNSVSASTYSALVGTKTGQRIDGPNRFQTAVDVMTEAGVTPPKTVFLARGDLYGANQVAADALAAGPAAFKNKIPVLLTNQNSLPAETLAALNTAGVTKVYVLGNANAISDAVYTQVDGLASVTDIERIQGSDRTATAAAIALEADFGFNKTGAALANGFRIDALAAGPVAGRAGSPILLTEGTVGLGVGTDAYLKANAATLTKAWVFGDANSVPTTITDAARTSAGGSSSVPGVAVSPATPVSLVVPASDDTTDDRTYSVAGLTAGATYRVTLVNANSIRTAADGSVTFLSSADAASPSGFSVDPGSRLATITVVNGSAVSQTPAAYTATAQPVNGNLSFTVDGGGTENIVPVVYLDGGPGKTAAQGGTSTRLETSATAAGTFAPATEPFGLGGQITFLPTEATTGVVSADAAITSVDKTANVVVTAGAVYEYQSNDRFFVNANNDTTADATEEVTADEFEAQLSAGDAIAQGSFYNATPELQSTFLLDDLAPAAPTVGTVTPSATGVNLTLTGLVAGATVTVYGGPDNNNAFDRATDLQRGQTVADQDATTAGFQITASGLTASTAYDLFVTQTVNGEESAVSGRIDTSTTAVAAPASPYSTAASLSSNETTSDNVLDADENLVFNFNSAITVAAGDTIRLIETDGDEATLTNGANATFTVSGAQSTVLTVDITGAPVAEVVRGNGVINTDAAVVAVVESTVGNAVGDWNVARSTDRTVVGTTLPTVLTTAAVNANASTEVVALGSGAGQADGDIVTVYNAAGVAIGTGTEDATGGLTITTTGFNPGDTLYITYRDASAEFVPSATLSYAVAPFITAGAITAGGTAGFGNNVGDQLTLTFSSAPTLAAGITGAGAVSEAEIEAITGPNTFTGDTGAFTAAVNGNTIVFTTATAAGTGALAAATALPGTANSTVTDVDGSGQVAAITPPAAS from the coding sequence TACCTGGCTGGCGTCAAGGACGCCCCGATCCTGCTGACCGCGAAGGACTCGGTGCCGGCTCAGACCGCCGCCGCCATCACCTCGCTGAACCCGACGACGGTCATCGTCCTCGGTGACACCAACTCGGTGTCGGCCAGCACCTACTCCGCTCTCGTCGGCACCAAGACCGGCCAGCGCATCGACGGCCCGAACCGCTTCCAGACCGCGGTCGACGTCATGACCGAGGCCGGCGTGACCCCCCCGAAGACGGTCTTCCTGGCCCGTGGCGACCTCTACGGCGCCAACCAGGTCGCCGCTGACGCGCTCGCCGCCGGCCCGGCCGCCTTCAAGAACAAGATCCCGGTCCTGCTGACCAACCAGAACTCGCTGCCCGCCGAGACGCTCGCCGCGCTGAACACCGCCGGCGTCACCAAGGTTTACGTCCTCGGCAACGCGAACGCCATCTCCGACGCGGTCTACACCCAGGTCGACGGCCTCGCCTCCGTCACCGATATCGAGCGCATCCAGGGCTCGGACCGTACCGCCACCGCGGCCGCGATCGCCCTCGAGGCTGACTTCGGCTTCAACAAGACCGGTGCCGCGCTCGCCAACGGTTTCCGCATCGACGCCCTGGCCGCCGGCCCGGTCGCCGGTCGCGCCGGCTCGCCGATCCTGCTGACCGAGGGCACTGTCGGCCTGGGTGTCGGCACGGACGCCTACCTCAAGGCGAACGCCGCCACGCTGACCAAGGCCTGGGTCTTCGGTGACGCTAACAGCGTGCCGACGACGATCACTGATGCCGCTCGGACGTCTGCTGGTGGCAGCTCCAGCGTCCCGGGAGTTGCTGTCAGCCCGGCCACTCCGGTCAGCCTCGTCGTGCCCGCCAGCGACGACACGACTGACGACCGTACGTACTCGGTTGCCGGCCTGACGGCCGGGGCGACGTACCGTGTCACCCTTGTCAACGCAAACAGCATCCGCACGGCTGCTGACGGGTCGGTGACCTTCCTCAGCAGCGCTGACGCAGCGTCCCCCAGCGGCTTCTCGGTCGACCCGGGCTCGCGTCTTGCGACCATCACCGTTGTGAACGGTAGTGCGGTCTCCCAGACCCCCGCTGCTTACACCGCGACTGCGCAGCCGGTCAACGGCAACCTGAGCTTCACCGTGGACGGTGGTGGCACCGAGAACATCGTTCCGGTCGTCTACCTCGACGGCGGCCCGGGCAAGACCGCCGCTCAGGGCGGAACCAGCACGCGCCTCGAAACCAGCGCCACCGCTGCAGGTACCTTCGCCCCTGCGACCGAGCCCTTCGGGCTGGGTGGACAGATCACGTTCCTGCCCACCGAAGCGACCACCGGTGTGGTCTCTGCAGACGCCGCCATCACCAGTGTCGACAAGACGGCCAACGTCGTAGTGACGGCTGGGGCGGTCTACGAGTACCAGTCGAACGACCGGTTCTTCGTTAATGCCAACAACGACACGACGGCTGACGCGACCGAAGAGGTGACCGCCGACGAGTTCGAAGCGCAGCTCTCCGCGGGCGACGCTATTGCGCAGGGGTCTTTCTACAACGCAACTCCTGAGCTGCAGTCGACCTTCCTGCTCGACGACCTCGCCCCTGCGGCCCCGACTGTGGGGACGGTCACCCCGTCTGCGACCGGTGTCAACCTCACCCTGACCGGTCTTGTGGCGGGTGCGACGGTCACGGTCTACGGCGGGCCGGACAACAACAACGCCTTTGATCGCGCGACCGACCTGCAGCGCGGTCAGACGGTGGCCGACCAGGATGCCACTACGGCCGGCTTCCAGATCACGGCCAGCGGTCTGACGGCTTCCACCGCCTATGACCTCTTCGTCACCCAGACTGTGAATGGCGAAGAATCCGCGGTCAGCGGCCGCATCGACACCAGCACCACGGCCGTGGCTGCCCCGGCGAGCCCCTACAGCACCGCGGCCAGCCTCAGCAGCAACGAGACCACGTCTGACAACGTTCTCGACGCGGACGAAAACCTCGTGTTCAACTTCAACAGCGCGATCACGGTCGCGGCTGGGGACACTATCCGGCTCATCGAGACGGATGGGGACGAAGCGACCCTGACCAATGGCGCCAACGCCACGTTCACGGTCAGCGGTGCTCAGAGCACGGTGCTCACGGTCGACATCACTGGCGCGCCGGTGGCCGAGGTCGTGCGCGGTAACGGCGTCATTAACACCGACGCTGCTGTTGTTGCCGTCGTCGAGTCCACCGTTGGTAACGCGGTCGGCGACTGGAACGTGGCCCGCAGCACGGACCGCACCGTTGTCGGTACAACCCTCCCGACTGTACTGACCACCGCGGCGGTTAACGCCAATGCGAGCACCGAAGTTGTGGCTCTCGGTTCGGGCGCAGGGCAGGCGGATGGTGACATCGTGACCGTCTACAACGCCGCCGGCGTTGCCATCGGTACCGGTACCGAAGATGCCACTGGTGGGCTGACGATCACTACGACGGGCTTCAACCCGGGTGACACGCTGTACATCACCTACCGGGACGCCAGCGCAGAATTCGTGCCGAGTGCGACCTTGAGCTACGCGGTGGCTCCGTTCATCACTGCCGGCGCCATCACTGCTGGTGGAACCGCGGGCTTCGGGAACAATGTCGGCGACCAGTTGACGCTTACCTTCTCCTCGGCTCCGACCCTGGCGGCCGGTATCACGGGAGCAGGCGCGGTCAGCGAAGCGGAGATCGAAGCCATTACCGGTCCCAACACCTTTACGGGTGACACCGGTGCATTCACGGCCGCGGTGAATGGCAACACCATCGTCTTCACGACGGCGACGGCTGCTGGCACGGGGGCCCTTGCGGCGGCGACCGCCCTGCCCGGCACTGCCAACAGCACCGTGACGGATGTCGATGGTAGCGGCCAGGTTGCGGCGATCACGCCTCCTGCTGCTAGCTGA